The Diaphorobacter ruginosibacter genome contains a region encoding:
- the pcp gene encoding pyroglutamyl-peptidase I — protein MAQTILLTGFEPFGDDIINSSWEIARALDGETLAGGTVRSVQLPCVFGDSIAALDKAIAEFKPALIVSLGYANNRDDITPERVCINLDDARIPDNAGNNPIDEPVIENGPPAYFSTLPIKAMVKAVRDEGIAASVSNTAGTFVCNHVGYALLDRLRQGLAAPGARGGFMHVPPVPDQKSKGPGIAGMPIERQIEGVRAALQAAMSTTRDLHVSAGQIS, from the coding sequence ATGGCACAGACCATCCTCCTGACCGGCTTCGAGCCGTTTGGCGACGACATCATCAACTCGTCGTGGGAAATCGCCCGCGCACTCGACGGCGAAACCCTTGCGGGCGGCACCGTGCGCAGCGTGCAGTTGCCCTGCGTGTTCGGGGACTCGATCGCCGCGCTGGACAAGGCGATCGCCGAATTCAAGCCGGCGCTCATCGTGAGCCTCGGCTATGCCAACAACCGCGACGACATCACGCCCGAGCGCGTGTGCATCAACCTCGACGATGCGCGCATCCCCGACAACGCGGGCAACAATCCCATCGACGAGCCCGTGATCGAGAACGGCCCGCCCGCCTACTTCAGCACCCTGCCCATCAAGGCCATGGTGAAGGCGGTGCGCGATGAGGGGATCGCAGCGTCGGTCTCCAACACCGCGGGCACCTTCGTCTGCAACCATGTCGGCTATGCGCTGCTCGATCGCCTGCGCCAGGGCCTGGCCGCACCCGGCGCGCGCGGCGGCTTCATGCATGTCCCGCCCGTGCCCGATCAGAAAAGCAAGGGCCCGGGCATAGCGGGCATGCCGATCGAACGCCAGATCGAAGGCGTGCGGGCCGCCCTCCAGGCCGCGATGAGCACCACCCGGGACCTGCACGTCAGCGCGGGCCAGATTTCCTGA
- a CDS encoding DUF979 domain-containing protein, with product MTLTIQHLYYLVGIILAITAVLTVRDATNPRRYSSGLFWAIYAVVFLVGDKLDPVIVGVMAVAMAVIAGFKGVAGGKHQPRTDAQYLESAKRLGNKLFVPALAIPLITMIGTLSGKYLVVGGTPLLDPKNTTLVSLGVGCVIALGLACSMTRETPAQGIRESWRLTDALGWALVLPQMLGMLGLVFSEAGVGKAVAHVTTEYINMDVKFIAVAVYVIGMALFTIIMGNGFAAFPVMTGGVGVPVLVHHFGGDPAVMAAVGMLSGYCGTLMTPMAANFNLVPAALLEIDKNAVIRAQIPTALLLLTCNVFLLYFLMFHK from the coding sequence ATGACCTTGACCATCCAGCACCTGTATTACCTCGTCGGCATCATCCTGGCGATCACCGCCGTGCTCACGGTGCGCGACGCCACCAATCCACGCCGCTATTCCAGCGGCCTGTTCTGGGCCATCTACGCCGTGGTCTTCCTGGTCGGTGACAAGCTCGACCCCGTGATCGTCGGCGTGATGGCCGTCGCCATGGCAGTGATCGCGGGCTTCAAGGGCGTTGCGGGCGGCAAGCACCAGCCACGCACCGACGCTCAGTACCTGGAAAGCGCCAAGCGCCTGGGCAACAAGCTGTTCGTTCCCGCGCTCGCCATTCCGCTCATCACGATGATCGGCACGCTGTCGGGCAAGTACCTCGTCGTGGGTGGCACGCCGCTGCTCGACCCCAAGAACACCACGCTGGTGAGCCTGGGCGTGGGCTGCGTGATCGCCCTGGGCCTGGCCTGCTCGATGACGCGCGAGACACCCGCGCAGGGCATCCGCGAATCCTGGCGCCTCACGGACGCCCTGGGCTGGGCCCTGGTGCTGCCGCAGATGCTGGGCATGCTCGGTCTCGTGTTCTCTGAAGCCGGCGTCGGCAAGGCCGTGGCGCACGTCACCACCGAATACATCAACATGGACGTCAAGTTCATCGCCGTGGCCGTCTACGTGATCGGCATGGCGCTGTTCACCATCATCATGGGCAATGGCTTTGCCGCATTCCCGGTGATGACCGGCGGCGTGGGCGTGCCCGTGCTGGTGCATCATTTCGGTGGCGACCCTGCCGTGATGGCGGCCGTGGGCATGCTTTCGGGCTACTGCGGCACGCTCATGACGCCCATGGCGGCCAACTTCAACCTGGTTCCGGCGGCACTGCTGGAAATCGACAAGAACGCCGTGATCCGCGCGCAAATCCCCACAGCGCTCCTGCTGTTGACGTGCAACGTGTTCCTGCTGTATTTCCTCATGTTCCACAAGTAA
- a CDS encoding DUF969 domain-containing protein — MLTDVNLWPLIGVAIIIVGFVLRFNPMLVVVVTAIGTAFAAGFPVEKVLAAIGTGFVKTRNLPLIILLPLAVIGLLERHGLRQHAQRWISSIQSATAGRLLIVYLAARQLTAAIGLTSLGGHPQMVRPLLAPMAEGATENRFGRLPAKVREKLRAFSAATDNVGLFFGEDIFVAFGAIVLMTTFLKEAGIEVEPIHVALWGIPTAICAFLIHAVRLYRLDAALAADIEKARQSGELGRESAGAAQNNTAQQGA; from the coding sequence ATGCTCACCGACGTCAACCTCTGGCCGCTGATAGGCGTGGCCATCATCATTGTGGGATTCGTTCTACGCTTCAATCCCATGCTGGTCGTGGTCGTCACGGCCATCGGCACGGCATTCGCCGCGGGCTTTCCCGTCGAAAAGGTGCTGGCCGCCATCGGCACGGGCTTCGTCAAGACGCGCAACCTGCCGCTGATCATCCTGCTTCCGCTGGCCGTGATCGGCCTGCTGGAGCGCCACGGCCTGCGCCAGCACGCGCAGCGCTGGATCAGCAGCATCCAGTCCGCCACGGCAGGCCGCCTGCTGATCGTTTACCTGGCGGCCCGCCAGCTGACCGCCGCCATCGGCCTGACCAGCCTGGGCGGCCACCCGCAGATGGTTCGTCCGCTGCTGGCTCCGATGGCCGAGGGCGCGACGGAAAACCGTTTCGGCCGACTGCCCGCCAAGGTGCGCGAGAAGCTGCGCGCGTTCTCTGCCGCCACCGACAACGTGGGCCTGTTCTTCGGCGAGGACATCTTCGTCGCGTTCGGCGCCATCGTGCTGATGACCACCTTCCTGAAGGAAGCCGGCATCGAGGTCGAGCCGATCCACGTCGCGCTGTGGGGCATTCCGACCGCCATCTGCGCCTTCCTCATCCATGCCGTGCGCCTGTACCGCCTCGACGCCGCGCTGGCCGCGGACATCGAGAAGGCCCGTCAGTCGGGCGAACTGGGCCGTGAATCCGCTGGCGCCGCACAGAACAACACCGCACAACAGGGAGCCTGA